CGGCGGCGTGGTCGCGCAGCGCGAGCGTCAGGAGCTTGGGGGACAGCGGCTTGCCGGTCGCCCACGCGGGGCACTGCTCCTGGCAGCGGCCGCACTCGGTGCAGGTCGTGACGTCGAGGAGCTGTTTCCAGGTGAGGTCCTCGACGGCGCGCGCGCCGAGGCGGGCGTCGTCCGGCAGGTCCTCGAGGGCGGCGACGTCGAGCTCCCGCCCGTCGACACGGACCGGCTGGAGCGGGCCGAGCGCGACGTCGCCGTCGGCGGAGCGCCGCGCGTAGACGTTCACCACGGCGAGGAACCGGTGCCACGCGACGCCCATCGTGGGCTGGAGGCCGACCACGACGAACCACGCCATCGACACGAGGATCTTGACGGTCGCGCACACCACGACGGCGGACTCGAGCGCCCCGGTCGACGCCCCGGCCCACAGGTCGCCGATCCACGCGGTCGTCGGGAAGTGCCACGCGCTCGCCGGGGACGACCCGTCGCGGGCGGCCAGCTCGTGCTCGAGGCCGCGCAGCAGCAGCACGGCCAGCACGACCAGCAGCACCGTGGCCTCGACCACGGCGGCCTGCCCGGTGTGGGAGCCGAAGAACCGGGACCGCCGCGCGGGCTCGGTGGGTGCGGGCCCGCTGCCGTCGCCGACGCCCGCCCCGGCGGCCGCGACGGCCCGCGCGGGCGTCGCCGGGGCGCCGCGCGGCGTGGTGCGGACGCGGACGGCGACCAGGGCGAGGATCCCCGCGAGCGACAGCCACGCGATGCCCTCGGTGAGCCACGACCAGGGCGCGAACCCGCCGAGCACCGGCAGCACGAAGCCCGGGTCCACCACCTGCACGTACCCGGTGACGAGCGTGAGGAACAGGACCGGGAACGACACCATCACCGACCAGTGGGCGACGCGCACCACCGGTCGGTGCTGGAACCGCCCGTGGCCGATCATCTCCCGCACGACCAGCCAGGTCCGCCGCCCGGCGGGACGCAGCCTCCCCGGCGCGGGGCGGCCCGAGCGGATCGTGCGCGTGAGCCGGACGGCGCCGCGGGCGAAGACCGCGACGCCCAGGACGGTGGCCGCGAGCACCACGACGAGGCAGGTCACCCGGAGCGCGTCCACGCGCACACGCTAGCCGCCCGCCGTCGCGACGCTCCCGGACCCGAGGTCCCCCGGGAGTGTGGCGTCCTGCACATCCAGGGCGGTGCGTGGTGACCGCTTGATACAGTTGTGGCAATCCCTCGACCTCGGTCGGCGCCCGCGCCCTTGCGTGCGTGGCGTCGCCGTGCGTCCCTGTACCTGCCCGCTGACAACACCACACGACCGCCGACCGCCGTCCGTGCCGCCCCGGCGCGGGCCACGACGGCGCCACCGACCGACCGACCACCCGCCCACGACAGGACGGAGCGGACGTGCTGCAGCTCCTCGCGGTGCACCTGCTGGCTGCCCTGGTCGCCCCTGCCCTGGTGGCGTGGATCGGCCGCAAGGCGTTCTGGGTGCTCGCGCTCGCGCCCGCCTCGGTGACCGTGTGGGCGCTGACCCTGACCGGCGAGGTGGTGGACGGTCGCGGTCCCACGCAGCGGGTCGAGTGGATCCCCGGGCTGGGGCTGGAGCTGTCGTTCCGTCTCGACACGCTGTCGTGGCTGATGACGCTGCTGGTCGGCGGCGTCGGGGCGGTCGTGCTGATCTACTGCTCGGCCTACTTCAAGGAGCACGCCAGCGGGCTCGGGCGGTTCGGCGGCGTGCTGGTGGCGTTCGCCGGCGCGATGTTCGGCCTCGTCACGGCCGACGACACGCTGCTGCTGTTCGTGTTCTGGGAGCTGACCACGGTCTTCTCCTACCTGCTCATCGGGCACTACCACGAGCGCAAGGCCAGCCGGCGCGCCGCCATGCAGGCCATCGTCGTCACGACGGCCGGCGGCCTGACGATGCTGGTCGGCGTCGTGCTGCTCGGCGAGGCGGCCGGCACGTACCGCCTGTCGGAGATCCTCGCCGACCCGCCGCACGGCGCCATGGTCACGGCCGGCGTGGTGTGCCTGCTGGTCGGTGCCGCGAGCAAGTCCGCCCTGATCCCCCTGCACTTCTGGCTGCCCGCCGCGATGGCCGCGCCGACGCCGGTCAGCGCGTACCTGCACGCGGCGGCGATGGTGAAGGCCGGCGTGTACCTGGTCGCCCGGTTCGCGCCGGCGTACTCCGAGCTGAGCGCCTGGCGGTGGCTGGTGGTCGTGCTCGGCGGCGGGACGCTGCTGCTCGGCGGCTACCGCGCCCTGCGCCAGCACGACCTCAAGCTCATCCTGGCGTTCGGCACCGTGAGCCAGCTCGGCCTCATCATCCTGCTCATCGGCTTCGGCACCCGGGCGACCGCCCTGGCGGGGCTCGCGATGATCGGGGCGCACGCCATGTTCAAGGCGGCGCTGTTCCTCGTGGTCGGCGTGGTGGACGCCGCGACCGGCACCCGCGACCTGCGGCGGCTGTCGGGGGTGGGACGGGCGCTCCCGATCACCGCCACGGCCGGCGCCCTGGCCACCCTGTCGATGATCGGCGCCCCGCCGTTCGCCGGCTACGTCGCCAAGGAGGCCGCCCTCGAGGCGCTCGGCCACGACGGCGACCCGCTCGGGCCGGCGGTCCTGGTGCTCGTCGCGGTGGGTTCCGCGCTGACCGTCGCGTACGGCATCCGGCTGTGGTGGGGAGCGTTCTGGTCCAAGCCGGTGCTGTCCCCGGCCGCGGTCCGCGAGCTCGCGGCGGCCAAGGACGCGACGGCCAAGGAGCCGGTGCCGCGCGAGTCCCCGGAGCCCGGTCCGGAGGACGACCGCGCCGAGCCCGCCCCCGTCGGGCGCCCGTCCCTGCTGCTGGTGTGGCCGGCGATGGTGCTGGCCGTGCTCGGCCTCGCGGTCGCGCTGCTGCCCGGCCTCGGGGAGCAGCTCCTCGCGCCGCAGGCGGACGCCTACCCGGTGGGCGAGGCCGGCCACCTCCTGCTGTGGGGCGGCCTGACGCCGACGCTCGCCATCACCGTCGCCGTGCTGGCGGCCGGTGTGCTGCTGTTCGTCGTGCGCGGCCCCGTCGAGCAGGCGCAGGCCGCGGTGCCGCACGTGCCGGAGGCCGACCGGGTCTACCGCAAGTTCATGCGCCGCCTGGACGACGTGGCGGCGGACGTCACCGCCGTGACCCAGCGCGGCTCCCTGCCGGTGTACCTGGGCGGGATCCTCGTGGTGTTCGTGGTCGCCGTGGGCGTCCCGCTGCTGACGTACACGCGGCTCCCCGCCGAGACCCGGCCGTGGGACCGCCCGGCGCAGGCCGTCGTCGGGGCGTTCGTGGCCGTGGCGGCGGTGCTCGTCGCGCGCGCCCGCCGGCGCCTGAAGGCCGTGATCCTCATGGGCGTCTCGGGCTACGGGGTCGCGGCCCTGTTCCTGCTGCACGGCGCACCGGACCTCGCCCTCACGCAGGTGCTCGTCGAGACCGTCACCCTCGTGGTGTTCGTGCTGGTGATGCGCCGGCTGCCGCCGTACTTCTCGGACCGCCCGCTGGTGGGCTCGCGCTGGGTGCGGCTCGCGATCGCGCTGTCCGTGGGGCTCACGGTCGGCGGCCTGGCCCTCGTCGTGCCGGGCGCCCGCGTGCACCCGCCCGTGTCGGTGGACTTCGCCGAGGAGGCCTACGCGTACGGCGGCGGCAAGAACATCGTCAACGTCACGCTCGTGGACATCCGCGCCTGGGACACCATGGGCGAGATCTCGGT
This is a stretch of genomic DNA from Cellulomonas sp. ES6. It encodes these proteins:
- a CDS encoding Na+/H+ antiporter subunit A — protein: MLQLLAVHLLAALVAPALVAWIGRKAFWVLALAPASVTVWALTLTGEVVDGRGPTQRVEWIPGLGLELSFRLDTLSWLMTLLVGGVGAVVLIYCSAYFKEHASGLGRFGGVLVAFAGAMFGLVTADDTLLLFVFWELTTVFSYLLIGHYHERKASRRAAMQAIVVTTAGGLTMLVGVVLLGEAAGTYRLSEILADPPHGAMVTAGVVCLLVGAASKSALIPLHFWLPAAMAAPTPVSAYLHAAAMVKAGVYLVARFAPAYSELSAWRWLVVVLGGGTLLLGGYRALRQHDLKLILAFGTVSQLGLIILLIGFGTRATALAGLAMIGAHAMFKAALFLVVGVVDAATGTRDLRRLSGVGRALPITATAGALATLSMIGAPPFAGYVAKEAALEALGHDGDPLGPAVLVLVAVGSALTVAYGIRLWWGAFWSKPVLSPAAVRELAAAKDATAKEPVPRESPEPGPEDDRAEPAPVGRPSLLLVWPAMVLAVLGLAVALLPGLGEQLLAPQADAYPVGEAGHLLLWGGLTPTLAITVAVLAAGVLLFVVRGPVEQAQAAVPHVPEADRVYRKFMRRLDDVAADVTAVTQRGSLPVYLGGILVVFVVAVGVPLLTYTRLPAETRPWDRPAQAVVGAFVAVAAVLVARARRRLKAVILMGVSGYGVAALFLLHGAPDLALTQVLVETVTLVVFVLVMRRLPPYFSDRPLVGSRWVRLAIALSVGLTVGGLALVVPGARVHPPVSVDFAEEAYAYGGGKNIVNVTLVDIRAWDTMGEISVVLVAATGVASLVFLRRRSGAIFRAGEAPEQRQVWGGGDDPLAVVRRPVEARSAYQPREWLRAGRTLAPRRRSVVFEVVVRLLFHTMIVYSLYLLFSGHNAPGGGFAAGLVTGIALIVRYLAGGRYELGEAAPVQPGLLLGSGLFLSAGVGLGALVFGGTVLQSWILEADLPLLGHVKLVTSLFFDVGVYLVVVGLVLDILRSLGAEIDRQAEAEGDAEPVGGDAEPGEEIRVDAAAAGLVGHAAAHGPDGTGGPGGPGGPGGPGGPAAPTTSGGSR